A single window of Nocardia sp. NBC_01327 DNA harbors:
- a CDS encoding glycoside hydrolase family 3 N-terminal domain-containing protein, with protein sequence MRNLPVLVLAMTAVVLTACSGGSSAPSTQSSSTTTGSSGGTTPPSTTPAPQDCNAAYLGQFTQRQKLAQLLTVGVTGEADAENVVRTEQVGGVFVGGWTDKALLAQDQIAKVQAASRTPVMVTIDEEGGRVSRVKDLIGAAPSAREIAKTMSVDDFYTFSLDRAKKLKALGVTVDFAPDTDVSSQPDDSVIGDRSFSDDPNVVVQYAGTFIRALHDAGVGTVMKHFPGHGSGSGDSHTGAVRTPPLDQMQTSDLVPFRKLIDSGSAVMVGHLDVPGLTEPNIPASISKEAMALLRQGTGYGADPFDGVIFTDDLGGMAAITARMSIEDAVEAALVAGADNALWITTDAVSKVLDRLVDAVQSGRLPGSQVDASVLRMAKFKGTAPHC encoded by the coding sequence ATGCGCAACCTTCCGGTTCTCGTACTGGCTATGACCGCCGTCGTGCTGACCGCATGCTCGGGCGGCAGCTCCGCCCCCTCGACCCAATCGTCATCGACCACAACGGGATCCAGCGGCGGCACCACGCCGCCGTCCACCACACCGGCGCCACAGGATTGCAATGCCGCCTATCTGGGGCAGTTCACGCAGCGCCAGAAGCTCGCGCAGCTGCTCACCGTGGGCGTCACCGGCGAGGCCGATGCCGAGAATGTGGTGCGCACCGAACAGGTCGGCGGAGTCTTCGTCGGCGGCTGGACCGATAAGGCGCTGCTGGCCCAGGACCAGATCGCGAAGGTGCAGGCCGCCTCGCGCACGCCGGTCATGGTCACCATCGACGAAGAGGGCGGCCGGGTTTCGCGGGTCAAGGACCTGATCGGCGCCGCACCCTCCGCGCGCGAGATCGCCAAGACCATGAGCGTGGACGATTTCTACACCTTCAGCCTCGACCGCGCGAAGAAGCTGAAGGCCCTGGGCGTCACCGTGGATTTCGCGCCCGATACCGATGTGAGCAGCCAGCCCGATGATTCGGTCATCGGCGACCGCTCCTTCTCCGATGATCCGAATGTGGTGGTGCAGTACGCCGGAACGTTCATTCGCGCGCTGCACGATGCCGGCGTGGGCACCGTCATGAAGCATTTCCCCGGGCATGGTTCGGGTTCCGGCGACTCGCACACCGGTGCGGTGCGCACCCCGCCGCTGGATCAGATGCAGACCTCGGATCTGGTGCCGTTCCGCAAGCTGATCGACTCCGGGTCGGCGGTCATGGTCGGGCATCTGGACGTGCCCGGACTGACCGAGCCGAATATCCCGGCGAGCATCAGCAAGGAGGCGATGGCACTGCTGCGCCAGGGCACCGGATACGGCGCGGACCCCTTCGACGGGGTGATCTTCACCGATGATCTGGGCGGCATGGCGGCCATCACGGCCCGGATGAGCATCGAGGACGCGGTCGAGGCCGCTCTGGTCGCGGGCGCCGACAATGCCCTGTGGATCACCACGGACGCGGTATCGAAGGTGCTGGACCGGCTGGTTGACGCAGTACAGAGTGGCCGCCTGCCGGGAAGCCAGGTGGATGCATCGGTACTTCGCATGGCAAAGTTCAAGGGCACCGCTCCACACTGCTGA
- a CDS encoding TetR/AcrR family transcriptional regulator, which produces MAGGTKRLPRAVREQQMLDAAVEVFSRKGYHDTSMDAIAAEAKISKPMLYLYYGSKDELFRACIHRESMRFIEAVAVAGNPKLTPHEQLRAGLEAFLSYVDQNRLSWQVLYRQALGQQPFASEISNSRDRVIELTAKLLESSAKYAEPGTDFEVVSVAVIGAGEAIADRVASGTVDMAQAVDLLDTLAWRGLSGKKKEIQEA; this is translated from the coding sequence ATGGCAGGCGGAACGAAGCGGCTTCCACGCGCGGTACGTGAGCAACAGATGCTCGACGCCGCCGTGGAGGTCTTCTCGCGCAAGGGTTATCACGACACCTCCATGGATGCCATCGCCGCCGAGGCGAAGATCTCCAAGCCCATGCTGTACCTGTACTACGGATCCAAGGACGAGCTCTTCCGGGCGTGCATCCACCGGGAGAGCATGCGGTTCATCGAGGCCGTGGCGGTTGCGGGCAATCCCAAGCTCACCCCGCACGAGCAGCTGCGGGCCGGCCTGGAGGCCTTCCTGTCCTATGTCGACCAGAATCGCCTGTCCTGGCAGGTCCTCTACCGGCAGGCACTCGGCCAGCAACCCTTCGCCTCGGAGATCTCCAACAGCCGGGACCGAGTCATCGAGCTCACCGCGAAGCTGCTCGAGTCCAGCGCCAAGTACGCCGAACCGGGCACCGACTTCGAGGTCGTCTCGGTGGCGGTGATCGGCGCGGGTGAGGCCATCGCCGACCGGGTCGCCAGCGGCACCGTGGATATGGCCCAGGCCGTGGATCTGCTCGACACGCTGGCCTGGCGTGGTCTGTCCGGTAAGAAGAAGGAAATTCAGGAGGCGTAG
- a CDS encoding DUF3824 domain-containing protein: MFGLLKPCAHGAAKYGIESTGWQTQMCGLCLGLRDGHGQLARAATNTDALVLGMLTEAQQPQPAARITAGPCPLRGMRRASVAPADSPGVQLAATASLLLGAAKIRDHLDDGDTGRMPGRPLARVSDRWRSRARAAAEPIGLDIESLIAAIESQGRLEAAAASYPQSSTAAERRELLHSLTAPTQLCAGELFAHTAILAGRPENAEALREAGLHFGRIAHLADAIEDIDADRAAGKFNPLTATGTTVDEAHTLLRESNSLLKAALRRAALERVATVRWMLLDPLSSVIRKLGKDSGVIHTCTTHTCRTTHTAKSAAPLPYPHYSPTLSYPQDPNYPQGPAYPQSPGQPGPGYPQQPGYPQGPVDPSPGYPAPGYESPPYPNPVHPAPGYSDPAYFGGSVYPGGPGESGTPNGPGGPNGPGGPGGPWGPGGPGGPQGPGGPGSPGYQPPQPPQRNGLWLGLGVVCLQYCTCYACCAEHTSPCSGERKKSWVDRGCCDDCDPGCCDCCNCCDCDCDCCDCDCGC, translated from the coding sequence TTGTTCGGGTTACTCAAGCCGTGTGCGCACGGTGCGGCGAAGTACGGCATCGAATCCACCGGCTGGCAAACCCAGATGTGCGGGCTCTGCCTGGGCTTGCGGGACGGGCACGGGCAGCTGGCCCGGGCCGCGACCAATACCGACGCCCTCGTGCTCGGCATGCTCACCGAGGCGCAGCAACCGCAGCCCGCGGCCCGCATCACGGCGGGCCCGTGTCCACTGCGCGGAATGCGGCGCGCGAGCGTCGCTCCGGCCGATTCCCCCGGCGTTCAGCTGGCAGCCACCGCCTCACTGCTGTTGGGCGCGGCCAAGATTCGTGATCACCTCGACGATGGCGATACCGGCCGCATGCCGGGACGACCGCTCGCCCGCGTCTCCGATCGGTGGCGCAGCCGAGCCCGGGCCGCGGCGGAGCCGATCGGCTTGGATATCGAATCCCTCATCGCCGCAATCGAATCCCAGGGTCGGCTGGAAGCGGCCGCCGCAAGTTATCCACAATCGTCCACAGCCGCCGAGCGCCGGGAACTGCTGCACAGCCTGACCGCCCCGACGCAGCTGTGTGCGGGAGAACTGTTCGCGCACACCGCGATTCTGGCGGGACGCCCCGAGAATGCCGAGGCCCTGCGCGAGGCCGGTCTGCACTTCGGCCGCATCGCCCACCTCGCCGATGCGATCGAGGACATCGACGCAGACCGTGCGGCAGGCAAATTCAATCCACTCACAGCCACCGGTACAACTGTGGATGAAGCGCATACCCTACTGCGCGAATCGAATTCACTCCTGAAGGCGGCGCTGAGGCGGGCCGCCCTGGAGCGCGTCGCCACCGTCCGCTGGATGCTGCTCGACCCGCTCAGCAGCGTAATCCGCAAGCTGGGCAAGGATTCCGGCGTAATCCACACCTGCACCACCCACACCTGCCGCACCACCCACACCGCGAAATCCGCTGCGCCCCTCCCCTATCCACACTATTCACCCACCCTGAGTTATCCACAGGACCCAAACTATCCACAGGGCCCCGCCTACCCCCAAAGCCCTGGTCAACCCGGACCTGGCTATCCCCAACAACCCGGTTATCCACAAGGACCCGTCGACCCGAGCCCCGGCTACCCCGCCCCCGGCTATGAGAGCCCCCCGTACCCGAATCCGGTTCACCCGGCACCCGGCTACTCCGACCCCGCGTATTTCGGCGGCTCCGTGTATCCCGGTGGCCCGGGAGAGTCCGGTACGCCCAACGGTCCGGGTGGTCCCAACGGTCCGGGTGGTCCCGGAGGCCCTTGGGGTCCGGGTGGCCCCGGGGGCCCGCAAGGTCCCGGAGGTCCCGGCAGTCCTGGCTACCAGCCGCCACAGCCGCCGCAGCGGAACGGGCTGTGGCTCGGGCTCGGGGTCGTCTGCCTGCAGTACTGCACCTGCTATGCCTGCTGCGCGGAGCACACGAGCCCGTGCAGCGGCGAGCGTAAGAAGAGCTGGGTCGATCGCGGGTGCTGCGACGATTGCGACCCTGGTTGCTGCGACTGCTGCAACTGCTGTGATTGCGACTGCGACTGCTGCGACTGCGATTGCGGCTGCTGA
- a CDS encoding MaoC family dehydratase, with product MMSQTIKLTEAPKNTSLFVKAALGAVPVPGLSARKSTVPDRTVRLEGFKVDPDHLAAYCRATGLRFNDSLPLTYPFVLSFPLAMQLVVARDFPFVAVGAVHAENVIERTREISVAEPLDFETHIENLREHPKGLLVDAVTEVSVGRELVWRQVTTFLHQQRTSLSGGPKPEPKPDEVPPAPFRTIRVDQKTITRYAAASGDHNPIHTSALGAKAFGFPKPIAHGMWSAANILGNIEGRIPEKTTYAVKFGKPIFLPSTVNVYTDQVAGGWDLALKNPKKGFPHLTATLR from the coding sequence ATGATGAGCCAGACCATCAAGCTCACCGAGGCGCCGAAGAACACCAGTCTGTTCGTGAAGGCCGCGCTCGGCGCGGTGCCGGTGCCCGGGCTGTCGGCCCGCAAATCCACCGTGCCCGATCGGACTGTCCGGCTCGAGGGCTTCAAGGTCGATCCGGATCACCTGGCGGCGTACTGCCGGGCGACCGGGCTGCGGTTCAATGATTCACTGCCGCTGACCTATCCGTTCGTGCTCAGCTTCCCGCTCGCCATGCAGCTGGTCGTCGCCCGCGACTTCCCGTTCGTCGCGGTCGGCGCGGTGCACGCGGAGAACGTGATCGAGCGGACCCGGGAGATCTCGGTCGCCGAGCCGCTGGATTTCGAGACCCATATCGAGAACCTGCGCGAGCACCCCAAGGGTCTGCTCGTGGACGCGGTCACCGAGGTGAGTGTGGGCCGGGAGCTGGTGTGGCGGCAGGTCACCACCTTCCTGCACCAGCAGCGCACCTCGCTCTCTGGCGGGCCCAAGCCCGAGCCGAAGCCGGACGAGGTGCCGCCGGCGCCGTTCCGCACCATCCGGGTCGATCAGAAGACGATCACCCGGTACGCGGCGGCCTCCGGTGACCACAATCCGATCCACACCTCCGCCCTGGGCGCCAAGGCCTTCGGATTCCCGAAGCCCATTGCGCACGGCATGTGGTCGGCGGCGAACATCCTCGGCAATATCGAGGGTCGTATCCCCGAAAAGACCACCTACGCGGTGAAATTCGGTAAGCCGATCTTCCTGCCGTCGACGGTCAACGTCTACACCGATCAGGTGGCGGGCGGCTGGGATCTGGCGCTCAAGAACCCGAAGAAGGGCTTCCCGCACCTCACCGCCACCCTCCGCTGA
- a CDS encoding 3-oxoacyl-ACP reductase, with product MAASKSKGAPNLYGSFIHSAPGAFLAGKLGLPQPENLRRYVAGQPALAGAVLLGGKGRVADAARNLLSDYDFADSVTPGVKLGALVFDATGIRSIEELQQLFEFYQPALRSLGASGRVLVIGTTPELTATVDEQIAQRALEGFSRSIAKELLRGATGNLVYLHPEAAATATGLESTLRFILSAKSAFVDGQVFRVGKDDSTAPASWDKPLAGKVAVVTGAARGIGATIAEVFARDGATVIVADIPAAGEALSDTANKVGGTALALDVTSPDAAEKLAAFATERFGGIDIIVHNAGITRDKLLANMDEGRWNSVINVNLAAPHRITEGLVAAGALKSGGRVIDVSSIAGVAGNRGQTNYGTSKAGVIGMVNAEAPKLAEKGITINAVAPGFIETAMTAAIPLATREAGRLMSSLLQGGQTVDVAETIAYFASPASNAVSGNIVRVCGQSLIGA from the coding sequence GTGGCAGCCAGCAAGAGCAAGGGCGCTCCCAACCTGTACGGATCGTTCATCCACTCCGCGCCCGGCGCGTTCCTCGCGGGCAAGCTGGGCCTGCCGCAGCCGGAGAACCTGCGCCGCTATGTCGCCGGCCAGCCCGCACTCGCCGGTGCGGTGCTGCTGGGCGGTAAGGGCCGCGTCGCCGACGCCGCGCGAAACCTGCTGTCGGACTACGACTTCGCCGATTCCGTCACCCCGGGCGTCAAGCTCGGCGCACTGGTCTTCGACGCCACCGGCATTCGCAGCATCGAGGAACTGCAGCAACTGTTCGAGTTCTACCAGCCCGCCCTGCGCAGCCTCGGCGCGTCCGGCCGCGTCCTGGTCATCGGCACCACGCCCGAGCTGACCGCGACCGTCGACGAGCAGATCGCGCAGCGCGCCCTCGAGGGCTTCAGCCGCTCGATCGCCAAGGAGCTGCTGCGCGGCGCCACCGGCAACCTGGTGTACCTGCACCCGGAGGCCGCGGCCACCGCCACCGGCCTGGAATCCACACTGCGCTTCATCCTTTCGGCCAAGTCGGCCTTCGTCGACGGCCAGGTCTTCCGCGTCGGCAAGGACGACTCCACCGCCCCGGCCAGCTGGGACAAGCCCCTCGCGGGCAAGGTCGCCGTGGTCACCGGCGCCGCGCGCGGCATCGGCGCGACCATCGCGGAGGTGTTCGCTCGCGACGGCGCCACCGTCATCGTCGCCGATATCCCGGCCGCCGGAGAAGCGCTGTCCGACACCGCCAACAAGGTCGGCGGCACCGCTCTCGCGCTCGACGTCACCTCCCCCGACGCCGCCGAGAAGCTGGCCGCCTTCGCCACCGAGCGCTTCGGCGGCATCGACATCATCGTGCACAATGCCGGCATCACCCGCGACAAGCTGCTCGCGAATATGGACGAGGGCCGCTGGAACTCGGTCATCAATGTGAACCTGGCTGCGCCGCACCGCATTACCGAGGGTCTGGTGGCCGCGGGCGCGCTCAAGTCCGGTGGCCGCGTCATCGACGTGTCCTCCATCGCCGGTGTCGCGGGCAACCGCGGCCAGACCAACTACGGCACCTCCAAGGCCGGTGTCATCGGCATGGTGAACGCCGAGGCGCCGAAGCTGGCGGAGAAGGGCATCACCATCAACGCCGTCGCGCCGGGCTTCATCGAGACCGCCATGACCGCCGCGATCCCGCTCGCCACCCGTGAGGCCGGCCGCCTGATGAGCTCGCTGCTGCAGGGCGGCCAGACCGTCGACGTCGCCGAGACCATCGCCTACTTCGCCTCCCCGGCGTCGAATGCGGTGAGCGGCAATATCGTTCGCGTCTGCGGCCAGAGCCTGATCGGAGCATGA
- a CDS encoding acetyl-CoA C-acetyltransferase: MTTKARSAKPAAQPADRTAKTAKQAKPVAILGGNRIPFARSDGKYAHASNQDMFTAALNGLVSRFGLQGERLGMVVGGAVLKRVGEHGMIRESVLGSTLSPYTPAHDLQLACGTGLQAIQTVADGIALGRFEAGVGGGTDTTSDAPIGVSESMREWMLDANRAKNNKDYAKLVGRLRPSMVGIEIPRNAEPRTGLSMGEHAAITAKEFGIAREAQDELAYLSHKNMAAAYDRGFFDDLITPFLGLTRDDNLRPGSTIEKLSTLKPVFGVKLGDATMTAGNSTPLTDGASAVLLSSDEWAAAHKLSPLAYLVDSEVAAVDYIHGPDGLLMAPTYAVPRMLARNGLTLQDFDYYEIHEAFASVVLATLQGWESDQYCKERLGLDGALGSIDRSKLNVNGSSLAAGHPFAATGGRIIAATAKQLAEKGGGRALVSICAAGGQGVVAIVER, from the coding sequence GTGACCACCAAAGCCCGTTCGGCGAAGCCCGCGGCGCAGCCCGCGGACCGGACAGCCAAGACCGCCAAGCAGGCCAAGCCTGTTGCCATCCTCGGCGGCAATCGGATTCCGTTCGCCCGTTCCGATGGCAAGTACGCACACGCCTCCAACCAGGATATGTTCACCGCCGCGCTGAACGGCCTGGTCAGCCGGTTCGGGCTGCAGGGCGAGCGCCTCGGCATGGTTGTCGGCGGCGCTGTCCTCAAGCGCGTCGGCGAGCACGGCATGATCCGCGAGAGCGTGCTCGGCTCCACCCTGTCTCCGTACACCCCGGCCCACGATCTGCAGCTCGCCTGCGGCACCGGCCTGCAGGCCATTCAGACCGTGGCCGACGGAATCGCGCTGGGCCGCTTCGAAGCCGGCGTGGGCGGTGGCACCGACACCACCTCCGACGCCCCCATCGGCGTGAGCGAGAGCATGCGCGAGTGGATGCTCGACGCCAACCGCGCCAAGAACAACAAGGATTACGCCAAGCTGGTCGGCCGCCTGCGCCCGTCCATGGTCGGCATCGAGATCCCGCGCAATGCCGAACCGCGCACCGGGCTGTCGATGGGTGAGCACGCCGCCATCACCGCCAAGGAATTCGGCATCGCCCGCGAGGCCCAGGACGAGCTGGCCTACCTGTCGCACAAGAATATGGCCGCCGCCTACGACCGTGGCTTCTTCGACGACCTCATCACCCCGTTCCTCGGGCTGACCCGGGACGACAACCTGCGTCCCGGCTCGACCATCGAGAAGCTGTCGACCCTGAAGCCGGTCTTCGGCGTCAAGCTCGGCGATGCCACCATGACCGCGGGCAACTCCACCCCGCTGACCGACGGCGCCTCCGCGGTGCTGCTCTCCAGCGACGAGTGGGCCGCCGCGCACAAGCTGTCGCCGCTGGCCTACCTGGTCGACTCCGAGGTCGCCGCGGTCGATTACATCCACGGACCGGACGGGCTGCTCATGGCCCCGACCTACGCCGTGCCGCGCATGCTGGCCCGTAACGGCCTGACGCTGCAGGACTTCGACTACTACGAGATCCACGAGGCCTTCGCCTCCGTGGTGCTCGCCACCCTGCAGGGCTGGGAGTCGGATCAGTACTGCAAGGAGCGTCTGGGCCTGGACGGCGCGCTGGGGTCCATCGACCGCAGCAAGCTGAACGTGAACGGCTCCTCGCTCGCGGCGGGCCACCCGTTCGCCGCGACCGGTGGCCGCATCATCGCCGCCACCGCCAAGCAGCTGGCCGAGAAGGGTGGCGGCCGCGCGCTGGTCTCCATCTGTGCCGCCGGCGGCCAGGGCGTCGTCGCCATCGTGGAGCGCTAG
- a CDS encoding ADP-ribosylglycohydrolase family protein has protein sequence MPAIEAFGHHEADPRALLYYEWCQRIESGYAVAEFDEEVHDLAQSDRPLEAACWRLLDRIESAPRLADWPFTEWDDQPAAADGSGALRDSAAHIPLADLAHAELFDRIHGGWLGRCAVGAQTKPLDYTVLGLHLLEQYGADFLADDVCALWLERLPFLRTYTAERVAYRNLIDGFAPPETATHRNPYREWAGALMRADIYGYTSPGAPTRAAALAARDASVSHTGNGLWAAMWAAALIAAAFTAGDPGEALARAGAVIPAQSRLAVELSKVVEDHARGRTWEQAVDRIRTRDGHYNPFHAIGNACLITAGLLWGAGDFTSTVTLTLESGWDADSNGATAGSVAGILTGAARIPERWTAPLGDTLRSAVAGHTTTRISELATRTLHLLP, from the coding sequence GTGCCTGCCATCGAAGCGTTCGGTCATCATGAGGCCGACCCCCGCGCCCTGCTCTACTACGAATGGTGTCAGCGCATCGAATCCGGTTATGCGGTAGCGGAGTTCGACGAGGAGGTGCACGACCTCGCGCAGTCGGACCGGCCGCTGGAGGCCGCGTGCTGGCGACTGCTCGACCGCATCGAATCCGCACCGCGACTGGCCGATTGGCCGTTCACCGAATGGGACGATCAACCGGCCGCCGCCGATGGTTCAGGCGCGCTGCGTGATTCGGCAGCGCATATCCCGCTCGCCGATCTCGCCCACGCCGAACTGTTCGACCGGATCCACGGCGGCTGGCTGGGCCGCTGCGCCGTCGGCGCGCAGACCAAGCCACTGGACTACACCGTGCTGGGCCTGCACCTGCTGGAGCAGTACGGCGCCGATTTCCTGGCCGACGATGTCTGCGCACTCTGGCTCGAACGCCTGCCCTTCCTGCGGACCTATACCGCCGAACGGGTCGCCTACCGCAATCTCATCGACGGCTTCGCCCCGCCCGAAACCGCCACGCACCGAAATCCCTACCGCGAGTGGGCGGGTGCGCTCATGCGCGCCGATATCTACGGCTACACCAGCCCCGGCGCTCCGACGCGCGCGGCCGCGCTGGCCGCGCGTGATGCCTCGGTATCGCACACCGGCAACGGCCTGTGGGCGGCCATGTGGGCGGCGGCGCTGATCGCGGCGGCCTTCACCGCGGGCGATCCCGGCGAGGCGCTGGCGCGGGCGGGTGCGGTGATTCCCGCGCAATCCCGTCTCGCGGTGGAGCTTTCGAAGGTCGTCGAGGATCATGCGCGGGGTCGCACCTGGGAGCAGGCGGTGGACCGGATTCGCACCCGCGACGGCCACTACAACCCGTTCCATGCGATCGGGAACGCCTGCCTCATCACCGCCGGATTGCTCTGGGGTGCAGGTGATTTCACCAGCACCGTCACGCTGACCCTGGAATCGGGCTGGGACGCCGACTCGAACGGCGCGACGGCGGGCTCGGTGGCCGGAATCCTCACCGGCGCCGCCCGTATCCCGGAACGGTGGACCGCACCGCTGGGGGACACCCTGCGCAGTGCGGTGGCCGGTCACACCACGACCCGCATCTCCGAACTGGCCACCCGCACCCTGCACCTGCTCCCGTGA
- a CDS encoding universal stress protein, giving the protein MPCDLMLIAYDGSENARRAVEYAGRFLAADRAVVLTAWEPMARQAARLSGLSGVVQPEWMPDDEIEDIAFADAKNINSEGVRLAKLAGLNAEARTVECTTTIWNGIVEVADELDVDIIVAGTRGATGIRALLHSSVADAVLKHCHRPVLLVPPGRTPEPKP; this is encoded by the coding sequence ATGCCCTGCGATTTGATGCTGATCGCCTACGACGGATCCGAGAATGCGCGCCGCGCGGTCGAATACGCCGGGCGCTTCCTGGCCGCCGACCGAGCCGTGGTGCTCACCGCCTGGGAACCCATGGCGCGACAGGCCGCCCGGCTCTCCGGACTGTCGGGCGTGGTGCAACCGGAGTGGATGCCCGACGACGAGATCGAGGACATCGCGTTCGCGGATGCCAAGAACATCAACTCCGAGGGCGTGCGGCTGGCGAAACTCGCCGGACTCAATGCCGAGGCGCGGACCGTCGAATGCACCACCACCATCTGGAACGGCATTGTCGAGGTGGCCGACGAGCTGGATGTGGACATCATCGTGGCGGGCACCCGCGGAGCTACCGGAATCCGCGCGCTGCTGCACTCCAGCGTGGCCGACGCGGTGCTCAAACACTGCCATCGACCGGTGCTGCTGGTGCCGCCGGGCCGGACGCCGGAACCAAAACCGTGA
- a CDS encoding isochorismate synthase, giving the protein MDGFLLATPAGVVRATGTRIAFDDAGAAAAALRAGDVELIVGALPFDPRRRAALSAPAQAVHTAGPWRPAALPALPQVRVVSEMPSAAEHVARVTKLVEQLNDPGQPLRKVVLARSLLAEADAPLEPEVVAAHLVTRHPRANVYAVDLTPAGRPGDTLLGATPEVLVARHGRTVTLKPLAGTLPRLADPDADAAQARELLASSKNRDEHAYVIDWIREQLTPVCSELRIPDGPELLHTPEVWHLATPITAELRDPGITALDLAVLLHPTPAICGTPTDLALDAINDLEGDRGFYSGAVGWCDARGDGEWVVAIRCAELSADGRSLRAFGGGGIVAASDPQAELVETTAKLRTFLNGLQCAVPE; this is encoded by the coding sequence ATGGACGGATTTCTGCTCGCGACGCCCGCCGGCGTGGTACGCGCCACCGGGACCCGTATCGCCTTCGACGACGCGGGCGCCGCGGCGGCGGCGCTGCGGGCCGGTGATGTGGAGCTGATCGTCGGCGCGCTGCCGTTCGATCCGCGGCGCCGGGCCGCGCTGAGCGCACCCGCGCAGGCCGTCCACACCGCGGGACCGTGGCGACCGGCCGCACTGCCCGCACTGCCGCAGGTGCGGGTCGTCTCCGAAATGCCCAGTGCCGCAGAACATGTAGCGCGGGTGACGAAACTCGTCGAACAGCTCAACGATCCGGGGCAGCCGCTGCGCAAGGTGGTGCTGGCGCGCTCGCTGCTCGCCGAGGCCGATGCGCCGCTGGAGCCGGAGGTGGTCGCCGCGCACCTGGTGACCCGGCATCCGCGCGCGAATGTCTACGCCGTCGACCTCACACCCGCCGGACGGCCCGGCGATACGCTGCTCGGCGCGACGCCCGAGGTGCTGGTGGCACGGCACGGCCGCACCGTCACCCTGAAACCGCTGGCCGGCACGCTGCCGCGGCTCGCCGATCCGGACGCCGACGCCGCGCAGGCACGAGAACTGCTGGCCAGCAGCAAGAATCGCGATGAGCACGCGTATGTCATCGACTGGATCCGGGAACAGCTCACGCCGGTATGCAGCGAACTGCGCATCCCCGACGGGCCCGAACTGCTGCATACGCCCGAGGTATGGCATCTGGCCACACCCATCACCGCGGAATTGCGCGATCCCGGGATCACCGCCCTCGATCTGGCGGTGCTGCTGCACCCCACCCCCGCCATCTGCGGCACTCCCACCGATCTCGCGCTCGACGCCATCAACGACCTCGAGGGCGACCGCGGCTTCTACAGCGGCGCGGTCGGCTGGTGCGACGCCCGCGGCGACGGTGAATGGGTGGTCGCCATCCGCTGCGCCGAACTCTCCGCCGACGGCCGCTCGCTGCGCGCGTTCGGCGGCGGCGGCATCGTCGCGGCCTCCGATCCGCAGGCCGAACTGGTGGAAACCACCGCCAAACTGCGTACGTTCCTCAACGGGTTGCAGTGCGCGGTGCCGGAGTAA
- a CDS encoding DUF2613 domain-containing protein has translation MKFAVPGVASAAGGALIGLAAVLVITMAASQDKRPDIDRSGDAGSSLLNNVDYGAR, from the coding sequence ATGAAGTTTGCCGTCCCTGGTGTAGCGAGCGCTGCCGGCGGAGCCTTGATCGGGCTGGCTGCGGTCCTGGTCATCACGATGGCTGCGTCGCAGGACAAGCGCCCGGACATCGACCGGAGCGGCGACGCCGGCTCATCGCTGCTCAACAACGTTGATTACGGCGCGCGCTGA